A stretch of Perognathus longimembris pacificus isolate PPM17 chromosome 1, ASM2315922v1, whole genome shotgun sequence DNA encodes these proteins:
- the Ttf1 gene encoding transcription termination factor 1, producing the protein MEGKPSRYEIHTPVPDKKKKKYSVYKKKKQKWAQESFRDSSVASDQPQVNKKRRRKDVQQLMSPLEKSELCDKTEKTTSTHKKKKKRQNVVWEVEETGVVRVLVDKKNIENMPKDFRKDVDMVYVAMSEEQKSAKADKTGKLNTVAKMDKNASKQFCKKAKKKKSKTPEGKVAFWDITQESQKASIAPPESESHTQQSLPSVHLQGKNIDLPVSAKKIKPKKKKKKLSGNQELGAMAIPESLHGAPPEGAQVVSQGTGEGDDVFKRAKGFHSMKKKPKKRAQLPTESTPEAGDEVSLLSTNTRNIPSDSPEGEGVLTEENVNPRAQKKTQASRASSGEEQVEEVQRLEPASEEESNLEPSGDLATRRSADDFEDWDVDLDSAVRQLQEFIPDISGRAATTIKRMYRDDLGRFREFKAQGVAIRFGKFSARENKQIEKNVQDFLALTGIESADKLLHTDRYPEEKSTITNLKRKHAFRVHIGKDIARPWKLVYYRAKKIFDVNNYKGRYSKVETDKLKAYQSMHGNNWKKIGAMVARSSLSVALKFSQLGSQINHGAWSKTETQRLIKAVEDVILKKMSVQELMDLDSRLQKNPESRLSIVREKLYRGISWIEVEARVETRNWMQCKSKWMEILTKRMTNGRLPYHGVSALQAKINLIERLYALNVEDANEIDWEVVAGAIGDVPPFYVQTKFYKLKAAYVPFWQKKTFPEIIDYLYETCLPLLKEQLEKKMEKEGTQIPTPSTPKQDFLFKDIFYCEDDSEGEGMEKHS; encoded by the exons ATGGAAGGAAAACCAAGCAGATATGAAATCCACACACCAGTAccagacaagaaaaagaagaagtattctgtatataagaaaaaaaaacagaaatgggctCAGGAAAGTTTCAGAGACTCCTCTGTGGCAAGTGACCAGCCTCAGGTgaataagaagaggaggaggaaagacgTCCAGCAGCTCATGTCTCCTTTAGAAAAATCAGAATTGTGCGACAAGACTGAAAAGACCACTtctacacacaaaaagaagaaaaagaggcaaaATGTTGTTTGGGAAGTTGAAGAAACCGGCGTCGTGCGAGTCCTTGTGgataaaaaaaacattgagaacATGCCAAAGGATTTTAGAAAGGATGTGGATATGGTTTATGTTGCTATGAGTGAGGAACAAAAATCAGCAAAAGCAGACAAAACAGGCAAACTGAATACAGTTGCTAAGATGGATAAAAATGCATCAAAACAATTTTGTAAAAAAGctaagaagaaaaagagtaagACTCCAGAGGGGAAGGTTGCATTCTGGGACATCACACAGGAAAGCCAGAAGGCAAGCATCGCCCCACCCGAGTCAGAATCACACACACAGCAGTCCTTGCCTTCTGTGCATCTCCAAGGCAAAAACATAGATCTCCCAGTGTCTGCTAAGAAAATCAagcccaagaaaaaaaagaaaaaattgtctgGTAACCAGGAATTGGGGGCCATGGCCATACCTGAGAGTCTTCATGGCGCCCCCCCTGAAGGAGCCCAGGTGGTTAGCCAGGGGACTGGGGAAGGAGATGATGTGTTTAAAAGGGCTAAGGGATTCCACAGCAtgaaaaaaaagcccaagaaaAGGGCACAGCTGCCTACTGAAAGCACCCCAGAGGCTGGTGATGAGGTCTCTTTGCTTAGTACAAACACGAGGAACATACCCTCTGACTCTCCAGAAGGTGAGGGGGTATTGACAGAAGAAAATGTGAATCCCAGGGCACAGAAGAAGACCCAGGCCTCCCGGGCCAGTTCAGGAGAGGAGCAGGTGGAAGAGGTGCAGAG ATTAGAGCCAGCCAGTGAAGAAGAAAGCAACTTGGAACCGTCTGGGGATTTGGCAACAAGACGCTCAGCTGACGATTTTGAGGACTGGGATGTGGACTTGGACTCTGCTGTGAGACAGCTCCAAGAGTTCATTCCTGACATCAGTGGAAGGGCAGCCACCACAATTAAGCGGATGTACCGGGATGACCTGGGGCGGTTTCGAGAGTTTAAAGCCCAAG GTGTTGCGATTAGATTTGGCAAGTTTTCTGCTAGGGAAAACAAGCAGATAGAGAAAAATGTACAAGACTTCCTAGCACTGACAGGAATTGAGAGTGCAGACAAGCTGCTGCACACAGACAGATATCCAGAGGAAAAGTCTACAATCACCAACTTGAAAAGAAAGCATGCGTTCAGAGTGCACATTG GGAAGGACATTGCCCGGCCTTGGAAACTCGTGTACTATCGAGCAAAGAAGATATTCGATGTCAATAATTACAAAGGCAG GTACAGCAAAGTAGAGACAGACAAGTTGAAGGCATACCAATCCATGCATGGGAACAACTGGAAGAAGATTGGCGCGATGGTGGCCCGCAGCAGCCTCTCGGTGGCCCTGAAGTTCTCCCAGTTGGGCAGTC AAATAAATCATGGTGCCTGGAGTAAGACAGAAACCCAGAGATTAATCAAGGCAGTTGAAGATGTGATTTTGAAGAAAATGTCTGTCCAGGAATTAATGGATTTGGATTCTAGACTTCAAAAAAATCCTGAAAGTCGCCTATCAATTGTCCGGGAGAAACTCTACAGGGGCATATCATGGATAGAAGTGGAGGCGAGAGTAGAAACCAGGAACTGGATGCAGTGCAAAAGTAAGTG GATGGAAATTTTGACCAAAAGGATGACTAATGGCAGGCTCCCATACCATGGAGTCAGTGCTCTGCAGGCCAAAATCAACCTCATTGAAAG gttGTATGCCCTGAATGTGGAAGATGCTAATGAGATAGATTGGGAAGTTGTTGCTGGTGCCATCGG cGATGTGCCTCCGTTTTATGTCCAAACTAAATTTTATAAGCTGAAAGCTGCCTATGTTCCCTTTTGGCAGAAAAAGACTTTTCCAG AGATCATCGACTACCTTTATGAGACCTGTCTACCTTTGCTTAAAGAACAGCtagaaaagaagatggagaaagaaggCACCCAAATTCCAACTCCCTCAACACCCAAGCAAGATTTCCTATTTAAAGATATCTTTTACTGTGAGGATGATAGTGAGGGAGAAGGCATGGAGAAGCACAGTTAA